Within the Bacteroidales bacterium genome, the region GATCATGTATCTTCTCTATAACTCACTCCAATCGATGCTATATGTATTTCCCAGCAGATCATTATAAAATACTGATACCTTTTTTAAATTTGGAATGCTGATAGGAGTTTCGGGAGTAAATGAATATACGCCTGATACACAAGTACAACCATTGAGGTCAGCTCCTTCATTTTTTAAGTACGGAGAAGTATAGAACTGATTCATGTTAGCATCTGTGAATTGAATACTTACGTCAGTCAGAATATTCACCGGATCAACAGAAGTTCCATTTGGCAATTTGTATTCAAGAGAAATAGAAACAACATTTCCATCATTATTCGTATGCAAAGTAGGCAGAACAAAAATCTGATTCTGACCCGCCTGATCATTCGAATATTCCATTGTGCAGGTATAGTCATCAATATTTATTGAGTATATCCCTTTTTCAAACAATTTCCCATATATAGTTCTTCTTATACCTGAATAGAAACCACCATTGCCATCCGGATTAATGAAGTATGTATAGATATCATTATAAGGATTACCGGTTGGTCCAAACATAGATATCTGTGTAGGTTTTGAGAATCCCTCTTCACCTTGTAACTCGATCATATAATCTATATTTGCCGTATCAATATCTGACAGAAGTGCAGGCGTGTTGTTTAATCCCCATTTTGCCGCTTTTACACCGAAACGTGTTTTAATAAATAGCTGCCTTTTATCAAGAACGTCAGGCTTTCCGTCATTATTCGCATCAGTGTTTTTTGCAAGTGATTCAAAAAATCCATCGATCTCTTTGAGCCTGTTAATCTCATCAGTACTAATAATAATTTCATTACCAAAGGGATCATGTGACGGGATAACACTTGTCCCCATGATTGTCAGGTCAGCAAGATCGATTGTAGTATTTTCACCATCCGCTAAATTGCTCAGCGGAAGCAAATTCAGTCCTTTTGCTGAAAGTGTTCCGATGTATGTATTGTTTGTATCAAGGAAAACAAATGATGTGGCAGTTCCCAACCTGGCACTTGCAGAAAATGCGCCATTGACGATATCTATAAATTCAGATCTGAGCATTCCGTTATTAAGATTTACCACAAGCACTTTCTTTGCATCAGAAAGTGGCAGATCTGATGCGGATAGTGATTCTGTACTTTTCGTGGAACCTTGCGAAATTCTTCCTTTGATAATTATTCCGGTACTTTTTGATTTTTCTTTCTCACAGCTGACAATACCAATCAATATGAGAGTTATGATGATAAGATTTTTCATGATGGGTTCTTTATTGAAAATCATATTCGCAAATCTTATTATTTATTTTAATATAGGTTATCAAGATAATCATAATTTGAACAGCTGGAGTAAAGTTTCCAAGAAAATTAGCGTGTCATGCTGGCAAGTACTTGTTAAACATGGTAGTAATTTCTTCTATTCGAACCGGACCATCGGATATCTCAAAGCACCAGCGGTGCGACATTATGGTAGAATATCTGGTTGCCTTACCATACTCCAAGCACCAGCGGTGCGACATTATGGTAAAACAAAATCTATTTCATAGACCATTTTCATACCAGAGATGATGATCTTTACTATTACCACTTCATATTTTACTGTAATTACATTCGGTAGGTGGCTTCGCCCCCTAACCCCCACTTCATTCTTTTTCTTGCCAAAAAGAACGAAGCAAGAAAAGGCAAGACAAAACGACCCCCGCCCGCTCTGCCGAAAGGCCCCCCTTCGCTAAGGCTACGGTGGTTAAAACAGGAATTTCTAATAACCGGACGACAAGCTCGTTTATAAGAAATTCCATGCCTTTCGACATTCACTGCTTCAGCCCCTCCTCGTTTTGTCATGGCCAGCCCACGGTGCTTTGAACTTGGCTGTGCTATAATTTTATGGTACGAACAGCACCAGCGGTGCGACATTATGGTAGAATATTTGCCAGCCTTATCATACTCCAAGCACCAGCGGTGCGACATTATGGTAATTAAAATGGAATTGATACCTTTATAATGCTTCGAAAACCGCAAAAAAATGAAAGTAAGTAAGTTATTAATGGAGAAAATAAATTTCTGCTGCTATGCCCCACCCGATTAAAACCATTGTGAAAAAAGGCGATGCCGTGAAGAAGCAATTCCTTGGAGTCAATTTTGAAGTGCTGGCCATTGGCAAAGAGTCCATGGTAACAAAGATGCTATTCAAACAGTCTGATTTTGCCCCGTTTCATAAGCATCCCAATGAACAAAGCGGGTATGTTATTTCAGGCAAATACAAATTGCTATTTGATAATAATGAATACATCCTGGCCGCCGGAGATTCATACTCCATTCCTGCCAATATGGAGCATTCCCTTGAAATAATTGAACCCGGTGAAATTATTGATGTATTTACGCCGGTGAGGGAGGAGTATTTGTGATGTATCTTTAAGGCGAATGGAAAGCCGAGTGTTTATATGCACTTATTGTACCGATAACCTTTCCGACCTGCCTAGCATCAAAGGGTATATACGCTTTAAGCATCAGATTAATATTGTATACATTTCAGATCATTTACCAAGATATGAATTAGCTATATATGATTCGATAAGTTCTTTTTCATAAATTTTTTCGAGCTTATTAAAAACATGTATTAAAATAGGCGTTGAAGGTTTAGAAAGAAACCGACCAATAACCGCCAATAATGGTCCGGAAAGGGCTGATATAGCTAATAGAAAATTAGGATTCTTTTGGGCTAAGCCTGCATAAATCAAAGTGGCCGCAGAGTTGACCATAGAAACAATTGCGCCATTGAGAATAAAGCTATGGCTTATTAAGCTTTTGTTACGCTCATTCTTCAGTTTCTCAAGTTCATCTATAATTTGATTAAAATTACTTTCGTTTTGCTCATTTGATTGATTAATCCTAGGACTAAAAAGTTCTCTAAGTTTTTCTGCAAATTTTTTTTCTTGTGTTATAACAGAATAAAACGATGAGGTTGAAATGCCATCTAAAAATGCAAAGTGACCATCATTAAATAGCTTAGCTAGACAATTGTGTAGTTGAAATTGCTCCTTATTGTAATAGTCAATATCAATTTTTGGAAATTTTGGAATCTCCTTGTCAAAATAAGTGTATGGATGCAGGGAAAAATCATCAACGATACTTAAAACTGACATCAAAGCAAAATCAGCATTTGACAATTTAGATATTTCAATATTTTGAAAAATATTTCTTGTTTGGGGATACCACATAATTGGTGGAGGAAGTATTCCAATTGAACCATCTTTAATAACATTTTCCAATAATAACAAATCACAAGCTATGCCACCTATAAAATCAAAATACCTATAATCATCCTTAATGTCCTTTAATGCCCGAGAAAACAAAAAATCCCAAATAACCACTCTATCTCCAATTAAGAAACCAAGTTTTATTAACTTTTGAAAATCGCTAACCATACCATATCCAACTGTTTGTATTAACTTCTTATCTCTAGTAAACGAAGCAGTGTCCGTTATTGCATCATCAAGTAATGAGCTATTGTATATATCATCAATATCTTTTTTTAAACGCTCTAATGAAAAAATATTAATTCTTCCAGGAAAGAATATAGGTTGTTCGTATTCATTAGTTTCTATATGAAGTCTTTCTCTTATGGAATTAATATACTTTATTGATATTTCTGTTACTCTGTCTTTCATGATAATAATATATGTTGCAATAAGGACATGGTATGTACAGTTGCATGATTCTGAGCGATTATTTGTCTAGTTAGCAGAGGGTAGCCAAAAGACTGCAACCTCGAGCACAATATCGGCCGAAGGCAATAGTTATTTATTAATTATTCTTAGAATATACTTTATCCCATAAGGATTTAGTTCACCTTTTCTGTTTATATAGTTATTATATTGATCTGAATCTAAAACCAAACCAGTATTATTTGTAATATCAAATCTTAGCTTGTTACTACCTTTTTTGATAAAATTTTTAATATTGACCTGATTAAGTTTTAAATATCCTGCAAAATTTCCAATTATATTACAATTTAAAGCTACGAGACACAAATCATCTACAACAAGACTAAATAATGCTTCTTCAATTAGTTCAATATTATAATCAATATGAAACTCTTTCTCAAAAGAATAGGAACCACCTTTGGTTGCTTCTTCATCAGTAATTAATTTAGTGTGGCAAATCCATTTTGAAGATGAAAGTTCAGGAAAAGTGACATAACCCTTCCAATAACCGTTGTCTGAAAATGCAAAAGAGCTTTTCGCTTCTAAACGATATGAAGGTGATCCTATAAATTGAGTAGTTTCATCACTTACTATATCAATTACTTTGTTACGGACGGATTTTAAAAAGAAAAAATTCCATCTTCCAATTTTGCTTTTGAAGATTATAAGTATCAAGATCAATAAAATTAATAAAGCAAAAATTGGTATATGTACCTTAAAAATGAAAATGTCATAAATTTCCTGAAGTACCATAGGCATTTTTGGCTTTATCGGTTTTAATATTTCTACAAACACATATAGAAAAAACGCCCAAAAAGCTATAAATCCTTGATTATTGTTGCACCAATTTCTAAATTTTCTCATTTGTCTGAATTTTGGTATAATTGTTGTCAACCTTGGCGGTATCTTTAGTTTCCGATTTCGAAGCACTTTCATATCAAGTTACAATTATTTAATACGAACTGTGCGCCTCGAATAAGCACTGCATCGGCAACTAACTACCACATGTTGGTAGCAGTATTTAAGCAAGGTTCATTTAGTATTTAATCATTATTCTAAATCTTTGATATTTCTTTTTGGTAAAATACTATTAGAAACTTTTCTTATAGTACCCTTTCCAGGAGAAGGACTTCCTGTATTATGTTTTGCCCAGCAAGATTTAATCAAAATTTCTGTTTGTTTCAATTCTTGTTGAATCATATATTTTGTAGAATAATTATCCGATAAAATAGTAAATAAATCACCTAAATAATAGGAATTTTTTCCAATGCTTTCGATATACATTTGAATTGATTCTTTCCATGTTGCGGGCCTCTCACAACTGATTATTAAAGCAATTATATGCCTGACTTTTGGATCAGGATATTCAATTAAATATTTGTTTAATAATAGAATAAGTTTATCAGAAAAAAAGTCATCTTTATACCAATTCATAATATTAAAGGGCATAGCTATAACAATCTTCTTTAAACATTCACTATACTCTTTCGGAAAATCATCAGTTAATTGAAATCTAGCGCCTCCAACTCCTCCAAAACCATTTTTTGCTAGAATAGGTGCAATTAACAATAAAACTCTCGTAACTTCATTCCATGCATGAAATATAGATTTGGCTAATTCTTCCTTTAAGACTGATGAAATGAATTCGCTATTTCTTAATGCCCGCGATGCAGATCTTGTTAAGTCCATAAGGTTCTTAACATCATAATCCTCTAGGAAAGAATGAATTGTTTGATGATATGGTTTTATGCTGTCATAATTATTATCTGCAATAACATCTTTTATATCATCTGGTAATCTGGAATTTTTTACTCTAGCTTCTAACTGATCTTGAGTCATGCCCTTATTGGTTTCATTCAATGACCATTTGATATTCGTAAACGGGTCAATGTCTTCTTTTAATCCTATTTTCCCATGGACAATTGCCGATAATCGCTCTAATTCAGAAATAAGCTTTTTTACAACATCTTCTCTAGCACCATCTGTTCCTGAATAAAATTCAATAATTTCGGGGTAGTACACTGAATGTTTTATATCAAACATATAATTTGCAAACTCATCCGAAATTTTCATTCTACTTGCAGCAAAGTAATATATCCAATATGAAAATCTAAAACGTAAATTCCCATTGTGATTTACGACAATTTGAGTGTTCTTTAAAACAGCAAGAAGATCAGAAATATTTGTAGAATTATAATTCTTCTTAGCAAATGGGACAGTTTCCCTAAAAAATTCGTCTTCAGTAAAGGTTTCTAGATTTCTTCTTAAAAGAAACTCACAAAAATAACCCACTATAAAAGAGCAATTTTGTTCGTCCAATTCATTACCATAAAATAAATTGCCTGGATTTTCAAAAATAACTTTAAGTATATAGGTAAAAACTTTCGATCGATTGACAGGTCTGTTCTCAAAATTATTAATAAAAGCAATTAGAATTTGCAAACAATTTATAGGTGTTCTATGAATATTTAAATCAATAAGATCAATATTTAGCCTTTCAAGTACTTTGTTTTCTTCAGCAATATGTTGTTTGTTGTTAATATATTTTACAAGTTTTCTCAACCCCGATCTATCTAGCTCTTTTAAATAAAGTTGTTTAAAACCTTCATGGCTCTCCTCTGAGTCTAATCCATCAATGATAATTGAATCGTGAAAATTGGATAAAATAATAAAAGGTATTTCTGGAAATATGTTTTTTACTTTTGCTAATATCTTCGATGCATCTTTCATTGAATTTCGCCAGTTATCAAGTAATAAGCACCTTATATATTGTCTATCAACCTCATAACTTAAAATAGCATTATCAATATCAGAAATAGCTTTGGAAAAACTCCAACCTTCGCAATCAAGATATAACCAAAATTTTTTATTTAATTCCCATGACTTTAGTGATAAATACCTTGCATAACATGTAAGTCCAAATTGAGGTGCGGCGATTATCTGATAATTTTGAGAATTATTTAAAATATTTATATAATCGAATTTTTCGCATTTATCTTTTATAAAAGTGGAATTTGGAGGTGAAGTGCTTAATGTCCTTTCAATCCAATCTGGAGTCTGAGAATAAGATTTCATTGAAATATTAAATTCAGTTTCTAGCCTTTTTGTAATAAAATCGTCTGAAGTAATCTTGTTCTCTACTACAAATTCTAAAATTCCAGAGTCAGTACCTGAGAAATCTCTACCAGCCATGAATTTCCTTTGTTTTTTAACCCATTGCCTATATTCTATTCTAACCAAATCAGTATCATTAAATGTCAAAATTGAATATCCAAGTGTATCATTTTTATCAGAAAAAAGCTGGGGAGAACATATTTTTATAGACCCATTGTAATTAGTAACAATCTCCTGATCATGAATATGACCATTTATCAAAATATTTATATCTCTTTTGATCATCGATTTCAGTTCATTTTGTGCCCAATTTGATAAATGTTCAATTGGGTGATGCATAAGCAAGACTTTTTTTCTTCCACTAGTTTCACTTATCCACTTATTTATGGAAGTTGTTTCAATTTTCAACTTGCCTTTATCAATTATGCCGTTAAATCCACCAGATGAACAGAGAGCACTGTTAAGCAAAAAAATGCTTATTTCAGGTACTAAGTTTTCCGAATAGCCATAGAGATTAAAATGTGGTAATTCAAGTTTCTCATTGCAAAATTTCTCAAATGGGATGAATTTTTTCAATAAAATATTATCGTTTGACTTGATAAATTCATTGAATTCTGATTCAGAATATTCTTTTGAAATCGTTTCATTATGACTATCAAGATTATTTTCAACGATATTCCTGTTTAAATCATGATTACCTGGTAAACAAAAAATGTTCTTAATATGAACGAATTTAACTAAACGAACAATGAAAGCATCATAAAAACTATTATAAATAATTTCATTGCTACCCGCTTTCACAAGATCCCCAGTAATAATGCAATATGTACTATCTTTATTTAGATTTGATTCTTTTTCTTTTAGATCATCAAAGAAAGAATTTAGAATAAGTCCTTGATTTTCTGGTTCATTTTTTTCAAAATGAATGTCTGAAATATGAATTACTTTTATATTACTCATTTTCGATTCACCTTTTGGAATTTAGTAGGTTTTAAAAATTATACAAATTTTTTACGAGGAAATGTTCTTAGCTAAACAAGATCATATGGAATACTAAATACATGTGTTTTATATTACCGTTCGGATATACACAGTGGCAATCAGTAAGATTTCCTAACACTATCACACCGCTTTGAACTGACTGTCAGTGTCATTTTTGGTACCGAAAGATACTGCATAATCAGGCTCATGATTACATTTTGAAATTAATACTTTCTAAATGGATTTTTAATGGCCTTACAGGGCGCATTTTCAGCGCCCCTTTGGCCATACTTTAACACCCTCGGAATAACAATTGAATGTTTTGGGTACTGTTTAATACCTCGGGAAGGCAAAAAGTAACCCTCGGTTGAAATTTTTTTTTTGTTAGGCTTGAAATATAAACACTAAAATTTTATGTAATGCCTTTGGCATTAGGAATTTTAACACAAAGAACACGAAGTGGGATCGTCACAAAGAACACCAAGTAAAGATCACAAAGAAAATGACTAAGATTAAAACTTTGTGATCTTAGTGAAGATTTCACTTTGTGAACTTTGTGGTTGAATAACATCTGCTTTAGCGGAGGCGTACTGTTTGTTGACTAAAGTCAACCGGATTTATACCGCCCAGCCACGGAGTGGCGATATCTTTGTAGTAATTGCTGTGATTTTGGAACGCTTGAGCCACGCTAGTGGCGGCATCTTATGATTTCGCCACTAGCGTGGCTCTGTGTTTACAGGAAGCGTTCATACTACAAAGATACCGCCACTAGCGTGGCTATTGCTTAAACCTTCGGTTTAAGCGTAGGAACCGGTCATCGCAATGACGATATGAGTTAGGCAGTGCTTAAATCGGAGCACCCGCTGAAAGCAAAGCTTTCAGGCATTCGTGTGCATTCGTTTTAATTTTTTATTCGTCTTTAATTCGTGGTTAATTGTTTTGAGCCATTTAGTCTTATTAATTAGGTATTATTAGTTTTGATTTGTGCATTCGTGGCAAGTTAAGGCCGCTAATATACCGCCCAGCCACGGAGTGGCGATATCTTTGTAGTAATATCTATGATACTGGAACACATGAGCCACGCTAGTGGCGGCATCTCAAGATTTCGCCACTAACGTGGCTCTGTGTTTAAAGGGAAACGTTCTTACTACAAAGATACCGCCACTAACGTGGCTATTTGATCCGAATTCTCCAGTTTTATTCTATTTGTCAATGAATTTTATATCATCCAAATAAATAGTACATCCATTAGGATTCCAGGCCCTATCAGTTACCCAACAAAATCCACCAATCATGGAGGTTAAATTATCGTCGCTTGTAAAATCAATCCTGTATTCCTGCCAATTAGCTGTAAGCGTGATGACACCAGTTGTTCTGGCAGGATTTACACTATCACTATATTTTCCGGTCACACCACCGACTTTGAATTCTGCCTTTTCTCCACCGTGATTGCCCTTTGCCATGAATACTAAACTTTTCGCACATGAAAAATCGTATTTAATTGGGTCAGGCCTTGACTCTCCCCACTTGCAACCATAACAGAACCAGTAAATACCTGCCCCTATCCAGCCATCGTTTTGGCACGGTTCCTTAGTTCTTGCTGAATATTCGATTTTCGTGCAGGTTTCTCCGGAATACGGGGCTAAATTGCATTCTGTATCCATTTTTAAATCATTTGTGTTACACATAAATCCACTTGGAATAAAATATTCTTCAACATTAATAACATAAGGAGATGGACAAGGAGGAGTTTTTACAGTGATAAAAAAAACTGAAGAGTGGGCCAAACCATTTTCACCTGTGCCAATTAAAGTAAATTGATACTTGCCCGGGGCAACATTGCTACCTACTTCTATCATTACCTTGCTATCAAAGTCTGGTAATGTAGGAGCTTCAGGGCTAAAAGTAAACCTTATATCCTGTTGCTGTCCTTGTGTTTCAAGATTAACAGGTTTTTTGAAATCAAATCCCAGAATAGAAGCATTCTTTATTGATGCATTGGTTTCGCTTCTGCCTCCCTGAAACACGACAATTTCCAATGGTTTAATGTTAACCTCAAAATGCGGCTTGCAAACAGAATAAAGTTCGTTACCAAAAAATATAGCTAAAATTGCAATGA harbors:
- a CDS encoding metallophosphoesterase; its protein translation is MSNIKVIHISDIHFEKNEPENQGLILNSFFDDLKEKESNLNKDSTYCIITGDLVKAGSNEIIYNSFYDAFIVRLVKFVHIKNIFCLPGNHDLNRNIVENNLDSHNETISKEYSESEFNEFIKSNDNILLKKFIPFEKFCNEKLELPHFNLYGYSENLVPEISIFLLNSALCSSGGFNGIIDKGKLKIETTSINKWISETSGRKKVLLMHHPIEHLSNWAQNELKSMIKRDINILINGHIHDQEIVTNYNGSIKICSPQLFSDKNDTLGYSILTFNDTDLVRIEYRQWVKKQRKFMAGRDFSGTDSGILEFVVENKITSDDFITKRLETEFNISMKSYSQTPDWIERTLSTSPPNSTFIKDKCEKFDYINILNNSQNYQIIAAPQFGLTCYARYLSLKSWELNKKFWLYLDCEGWSFSKAISDIDNAILSYEVDRQYIRCLLLDNWRNSMKDASKILAKVKNIFPEIPFIILSNFHDSIIIDGLDSEESHEGFKQLYLKELDRSGLRKLVKYINNKQHIAEENKVLERLNIDLIDLNIHRTPINCLQILIAFINNFENRPVNRSKVFTYILKVIFENPGNLFYGNELDEQNCSFIVGYFCEFLLRRNLETFTEDEFFRETVPFAKKNYNSTNISDLLAVLKNTQIVVNHNGNLRFRFSYWIYYFAASRMKISDEFANYMFDIKHSVYYPEIIEFYSGTDGAREDVVKKLISELERLSAIVHGKIGLKEDIDPFTNIKWSLNETNKGMTQDQLEARVKNSRLPDDIKDVIADNNYDSIKPYHQTIHSFLEDYDVKNLMDLTRSASRALRNSEFISSVLKEELAKSIFHAWNEVTRVLLLIAPILAKNGFGGVGGARFQLTDDFPKEYSECLKKIVIAMPFNIMNWYKDDFFSDKLILLLNKYLIEYPDPKVRHIIALIISCERPATWKESIQMYIESIGKNSYYLGDLFTILSDNYSTKYMIQQELKQTEILIKSCWAKHNTGSPSPGKGTIRKVSNSILPKRNIKDLE
- a CDS encoding cupin domain-containing protein, encoding MPHPIKTIVKKGDAVKKQFLGVNFEVLAIGKESMVTKMLFKQSDFAPFHKHPNEQSGYVISGKYKLLFDNNEYILAAGDSYSIPANMEHSLEIIEPGEIIDVFTPVREEYL